Proteins from a genomic interval of Rhodothermales bacterium:
- a CDS encoding carboxypeptidase regulatory-like domain-containing protein — MNPFRRVLALFTLSATLLLTACGGGDSADSSSDADEPAAAAADATPMGSASVTGSISFSGTAPDPVPVRLDRECNELQAGDTVYAQNVVVNDNGTLKNVFVYVKEGLPDGYNFPAPTEPVVFDQTGCMYTPHVFGVQAGQPIKILNSDPLLHNIHAMPETNRPFNFGMPRQGDEREREFRVPEVPVFIKCDVHPWMGAYAGVTDHPFYSVSGDDGGFSIEGLPAGDYVIEAWHEEYGTQTQNVSVTDGAAASVSFEFSSAS; from the coding sequence ATGAACCCGTTCCGGCGCGTACTTGCTCTCTTTACGCTGTCAGCAACTCTCCTTCTGACCGCCTGTGGAGGCGGCGACTCAGCAGACTCCTCTTCCGACGCAGACGAGCCGGCAGCGGCCGCAGCCGACGCCACCCCCATGGGTTCGGCAAGCGTCACGGGTTCCATTTCCTTCAGCGGCACCGCGCCCGACCCGGTCCCGGTGCGCCTGGATCGTGAGTGCAACGAGCTGCAGGCCGGCGATACGGTCTACGCCCAGAACGTCGTCGTCAACGACAACGGCACGCTCAAGAACGTGTTTGTCTACGTGAAAGAGGGTCTTCCCGACGGATACAACTTCCCCGCCCCGACCGAACCGGTGGTGTTTGACCAGACCGGCTGCATGTACACACCACACGTCTTCGGTGTGCAGGCCGGCCAGCCCATCAAGATCCTCAACTCGGATCCGCTGCTGCACAACATCCACGCAATGCCCGAAACGAACCGCCCGTTCAACTTCGGCATGCCCCGTCAGGGCGACGAGCGTGAGCGCGAATTCCGCGTTCCGGAAGTCCCGGTCTTCATCAAGTGCGACGTGCACCCCTGGATGGGCGCATACGCTGGCGTGACCGACCACCCGTTCTACTCCGTTTCTGGCGATGACGGCGGCTTCTCGATCGAAGGCCTGCCGGCCGGCGACTACGTGATTGAAGCCTGGCACGAGGAATACGGTACCCAGACCCAGAACGTGTCGGTCACCGACGGCGCAGCCGCCAGCGTGTCCTTCGAGTTCTCCTCCGCCTCCTAG